A section of the Citrus sinensis cultivar Valencia sweet orange chromosome 8, DVS_A1.0, whole genome shotgun sequence genome encodes:
- the LOC102612401 gene encoding B3 domain-containing transcription factor VRN1-like codes for MTERAAATWLFEQQWRKRLNPGADVSSPHFFKIIFPFVLAEKKLRIPRDFVKKFGHELSNGAQLTVPDGSVWQVALTRKGKDIWFHYGWEDFVESYSISAGYFLFFSYEKNSTFHIIIFNLDACEVDYLYVGEESMKDEQNSDPENEKSVEHVEQQSRKRKMEEVAEMDEPNSDNNFNLSVVLKKMGIYVTPRYRRFSAEESKRAISFARIVQPKNSSFMVILEQHFKSCRDVYCPIKFAAKFVKKDSKYVKVQISNEVKESIELQWKPKGGFFLTRGWAKISRVKNLKEGDICIFELIRKQDLLFKLSVFHSMLE; via the exons ATGACGGAAAGAGCGGCGGCAACATGGCTGTTTGAACAGCAATGGAGGAAACG GCTGAATCCTGGAGCAGATGTGTCAAGTCCTCATTTCTTCAAgattatttttccctttgtTCTTGCTGAAAAAAAGCTG AGGATTCCACGAGATTTTGTGAAGAAGTTTGGCCATGAACTTTCCAATGGTGCTCAACTCACAGTTCCTGATGGTAGTGTTTGGCAAGTGGCATTGaccagaaaaggaaaagacatTTGGTTTCATTATGGTTGGGAGGACTTTGTTGAAAGTTATTCAATCTCAGCAGGATACTTCTTGTTCTTCAGTTATGAGAAGAATTCAACCtttcatattattatatttaatttggaTGCATGTGAGGTTGATTATCTATATGTTGGTGAAGAATCAATGAAAGATGAGCAAAATTCAGATCCCGAGAATGAGAAAAGTGTGGAGCATGTTGAGCAGCAAAgcagaaagagaaaaatggaaGAGGTGGCGGAGATGGACGAACCAAACAGTGACAATAACTTCAATTTGTCTGTCGTGCttaagaaaatgggaatataTGTTACTCCTAGATACAGACGGTTTTCGGCAGAAGAAAGCAAGAGAGCAATCAGTTTTGCCAGAATTGTCCAGCCCAAAAACTCTTCATTCATGGTTATCTTGGAACAGCATTTCAAATCTTGCCGTGATGTG TATTGTCCAATCAAGTTCGCTGCGAAGTTTGTCAAGAAAGATTCCAAATATGTCAAAGTACAGATATCTAATGAAGTAAAGGAATCAATTGAACTCCAATGGAAACCTAAagggggtttttttttaactcggGGATGGGCTAAAATCTCAAGGGTCAAGAATTTGAAGGAAGGAGATATTTGTATCTTTGAACTGATCAGGAAACAAGATCTTCTTTTCAAACTTTCAGTGTTTCACAGTATGTTAGAGTAA
- the LOC102611915 gene encoding GATA transcription factor 19-like isoform X2, with amino-acid sequence MFAMNPQPLQARPYIDTEEHDVAQTPIPIQNGSKQGDRYDEPEEVEDEAGASSVNRKSNDRGGSSVQSSTSTRTSELTVAYEGEVYVFPAVTPHKVQALLLLLGECDIPSTVPSSAFAQPQNIMSGGSASNGSKLSQRIASLVRFREKRKERSFEKKIRYSCRKEVAQRMQRKNGQFTSSKATFNIASANSNPSNGSAPPESVSRICQHCGISEKLTPAMRRGPAGPRTLCNACGLMWANKGTLRDLTKGGRNICFEQHELETSSDIKPATTEAENSYANQDEQGSPHETKPAPLDPQNHSMRSNEQYLLESDDGFACPLPIQEDNSLMNLDDEEAMDELANASGSDFEIPSNFDEQVDVDDSNLGTDWLDT; translated from the exons ATGTTTGCGATGAATCCACAACCACTACAAGCGCGGCCGTATATAGACACGGAAGAGCATGACGTGGCACAAACTCCGATTCCGATTCAAAACGGCAGCAAACAGGGCGACCGTTACGACGAGCCtgaagaagttgaagatgAAGCGGGAGCGAGCTCGGTTAACCGAAAGAGCAATGATAGAGGAGGTTCTTCTGTTCAATCATCAACTTCAACTCGCACCAGTGAGCTCACCGTAGCCTACGAGGGCGAGGTCTATGTGTTCCCTGCAGTCACTCCTCATAAG GTGCAAGCATTGCTATTACTACTGGGAGAGTGTGACATTCCTTCTACTGTTCCCAGCTCAGCTTTTGCGCAACCACAAAACATTATG AGTGGTGGCAGTGCCTCCAATGGCTCAAAGCTTTCACAAAGAATTGCTTCTTTGGTGAGGTTTCGTGAaaaacgaaaagaaagaagctttgaaaaaaaaattcggtATAGTTGTAGGAAAGAGGTTGCTCAGAG AATGCAACGTAAAAATGGACAGTTCACATCATCAAAGGCGACTTTTAACATAGCTTCTGCCAATTCAAATCCAAGCAATGGCAGTGCCCCTCCTGAATCCGT CTCGCGAATATGTCAACACTGTGGGATAAGTGAGAAGTTGACTCCAGCAATGCGTAGGGGGCCAGCTGGTCCAAGAACTCTTTGCAATGCATGTGGCCTTATGTGGGCGAACAAG GGAACCTTGAGAGATCTTACAAAAGGGGGAAGGAATATTTGTTTCGAACAACATGAGCTG GAAACTTCTAGTGATATTAAGCCTGCAACAACAGAAGCAGAAAATTCTTATGCCAACCAAGATGAACAG GGAAGTCCACACGAGACAAAGCCTGCACCCTTGGATCCTCAAAATCATTCCATGAGGTCAAATGAGCAG TACTTGCTGGAAAGTGATGATGGTTTTGCATGTCCTTTGCCCATTCAAGAAGACAACTCATTGATGAACCTTGATGACGAG GAAGCTATGGATGAGCTTGCCAATGCTTCTGGGTCAGATTTTGAGATCCCTTCAAATTTTGATGAGCAG GTTGATGTTGATGATTCGAATTTGGGGACGGACTGGCTGGACACTTGA
- the LOC102611915 gene encoding GATA transcription factor 19-like isoform X1, with protein MFAMNPQPLQARPYIDTEEHDVAQTPIPIQNGSKQGDRYDEPEEVEDEAGASSVNRKSNDRGGSSVQSSTSTRTSELTVAYEGEVYVFPAVTPHKVQALLLLLGECDIPSTVPSSAFAQPQNIMSGGSASNGSKLSQRIASLVRFREKRKERSFEKKIRYSCRKEVAQRMQRKNGQFTSSKATFNIASANSNPSNGSAPPESVSRICQHCGISEKLTPAMRRGPAGPRTLCNACGLMWANKGTLRDLTKGGRNICFEQHELETSSDIKPATTEAENSYANQDEQGSPHETKPAPLDPQNHSMRSNEQYLLESDDGFACPLPIQEDNSLMNLDDEDLQEAMDELANASGSDFEIPSNFDEQVDVDDSNLGTDWLDT; from the exons ATGTTTGCGATGAATCCACAACCACTACAAGCGCGGCCGTATATAGACACGGAAGAGCATGACGTGGCACAAACTCCGATTCCGATTCAAAACGGCAGCAAACAGGGCGACCGTTACGACGAGCCtgaagaagttgaagatgAAGCGGGAGCGAGCTCGGTTAACCGAAAGAGCAATGATAGAGGAGGTTCTTCTGTTCAATCATCAACTTCAACTCGCACCAGTGAGCTCACCGTAGCCTACGAGGGCGAGGTCTATGTGTTCCCTGCAGTCACTCCTCATAAG GTGCAAGCATTGCTATTACTACTGGGAGAGTGTGACATTCCTTCTACTGTTCCCAGCTCAGCTTTTGCGCAACCACAAAACATTATG AGTGGTGGCAGTGCCTCCAATGGCTCAAAGCTTTCACAAAGAATTGCTTCTTTGGTGAGGTTTCGTGAaaaacgaaaagaaagaagctttgaaaaaaaaattcggtATAGTTGTAGGAAAGAGGTTGCTCAGAG AATGCAACGTAAAAATGGACAGTTCACATCATCAAAGGCGACTTTTAACATAGCTTCTGCCAATTCAAATCCAAGCAATGGCAGTGCCCCTCCTGAATCCGT CTCGCGAATATGTCAACACTGTGGGATAAGTGAGAAGTTGACTCCAGCAATGCGTAGGGGGCCAGCTGGTCCAAGAACTCTTTGCAATGCATGTGGCCTTATGTGGGCGAACAAG GGAACCTTGAGAGATCTTACAAAAGGGGGAAGGAATATTTGTTTCGAACAACATGAGCTG GAAACTTCTAGTGATATTAAGCCTGCAACAACAGAAGCAGAAAATTCTTATGCCAACCAAGATGAACAG GGAAGTCCACACGAGACAAAGCCTGCACCCTTGGATCCTCAAAATCATTCCATGAGGTCAAATGAGCAG TACTTGCTGGAAAGTGATGATGGTTTTGCATGTCCTTTGCCCATTCAAGAAGACAACTCATTGATGAACCTTGATGACGAG GACTTGCAGGAAGCTATGGATGAGCTTGCCAATGCTTCTGGGTCAGATTTTGAGATCCCTTCAAATTTTGATGAGCAG GTTGATGTTGATGATTCGAATTTGGGGACGGACTGGCTGGACACTTGA
- the LOC102611915 gene encoding GATA transcription factor 19-like isoform X3, whose protein sequence is MFAMNPQPLQARPYIDTEEHDVAQTPIPIQNGSKQGDRYDEPEEVEDEAGASSVNRKSNDRGGSSVQSSTSTRTSELTVAYEGEVYVFPAVTPHKVQALLLLLGECDIPSTVPSSAFAQPQNIMSGGSASNGSKLSQRIASLVRFREKRKERSFEKKIRYSCRKEVAQRMQRKNGQFTSSKATFNIASANSNPSNGSAPPESVSRICQHCGISEKLTPAMRRGPAGPRTLCNACGLMWANKGTLRDLTKGGRNICFEQHELGSPHETKPAPLDPQNHSMRSNEQYLLESDDGFACPLPIQEDNSLMNLDDEDLQEAMDELANASGSDFEIPSNFDEQVDVDDSNLGTDWLDT, encoded by the exons ATGTTTGCGATGAATCCACAACCACTACAAGCGCGGCCGTATATAGACACGGAAGAGCATGACGTGGCACAAACTCCGATTCCGATTCAAAACGGCAGCAAACAGGGCGACCGTTACGACGAGCCtgaagaagttgaagatgAAGCGGGAGCGAGCTCGGTTAACCGAAAGAGCAATGATAGAGGAGGTTCTTCTGTTCAATCATCAACTTCAACTCGCACCAGTGAGCTCACCGTAGCCTACGAGGGCGAGGTCTATGTGTTCCCTGCAGTCACTCCTCATAAG GTGCAAGCATTGCTATTACTACTGGGAGAGTGTGACATTCCTTCTACTGTTCCCAGCTCAGCTTTTGCGCAACCACAAAACATTATG AGTGGTGGCAGTGCCTCCAATGGCTCAAAGCTTTCACAAAGAATTGCTTCTTTGGTGAGGTTTCGTGAaaaacgaaaagaaagaagctttgaaaaaaaaattcggtATAGTTGTAGGAAAGAGGTTGCTCAGAG AATGCAACGTAAAAATGGACAGTTCACATCATCAAAGGCGACTTTTAACATAGCTTCTGCCAATTCAAATCCAAGCAATGGCAGTGCCCCTCCTGAATCCGT CTCGCGAATATGTCAACACTGTGGGATAAGTGAGAAGTTGACTCCAGCAATGCGTAGGGGGCCAGCTGGTCCAAGAACTCTTTGCAATGCATGTGGCCTTATGTGGGCGAACAAG GGAACCTTGAGAGATCTTACAAAAGGGGGAAGGAATATTTGTTTCGAACAACATGAGCTG GGAAGTCCACACGAGACAAAGCCTGCACCCTTGGATCCTCAAAATCATTCCATGAGGTCAAATGAGCAG TACTTGCTGGAAAGTGATGATGGTTTTGCATGTCCTTTGCCCATTCAAGAAGACAACTCATTGATGAACCTTGATGACGAG GACTTGCAGGAAGCTATGGATGAGCTTGCCAATGCTTCTGGGTCAGATTTTGAGATCCCTTCAAATTTTGATGAGCAG GTTGATGTTGATGATTCGAATTTGGGGACGGACTGGCTGGACACTTGA